From the genome of Nicotiana sylvestris chromosome 2, ASM39365v2, whole genome shotgun sequence, one region includes:
- the LOC138883741 gene encoding vicilin-like seed storage protein At2g18540, with protein sequence MKKASETPMRSWKDQNTIANLFERMQDYDSILAKNEMTLSKAKERIQQLNEEARSNKKRQVRQSEEDRAQFKKEKDHWIRSEDQLRAQLEEAKRYNREHQHVDIDRERAQGQKQHLCQETPGEELKKKSGVHLENEDEELKKKSDNEWNSAKFAKVFITKGGLSKYMKFFEKRC encoded by the exons atgaaaaaagcttctgaaacaccaatgaggagttggaaggatcaaaataccatcgccaatctttttgaaagaatgcaagattatgattccattcttgcaaaAAACGAAATGacgttgagcaaagctaaagaaagaatccaacaattaaacgaagaagccagatctaataagaaacgccaagtaaggcaatccgaagaagacagggcacaatttaagaaggaaaaagaccattggatacgttcAGAAGATCAACTTCGTGCACAATTGGAAGAGGCGAaaagatacaacagagaacatcaacatgtggacatcgacagagaaagggcacag gggcaaaaacaacatttgtgtcaagAAACACCCGGTGAAGAattgaaaaagaagtcaggcgtccacttggagaatgaggatgaagaattgaagaagaagtcag ACAATGAGTGGAATTCGGCTAAATTTGCTAAGGTTTTTATCACAAAAGGTGGTTTGTCAAAGTACATGAAGTTTTTTGAGAAAAgatgttaa